TGGAATAATATTGTGCGCTTGTATAGCTTTACCTCCTAGGACGAAAGTTTTCAATGTAATGGTTGAAGTTTATAGCTAAGTTTTTAGCTTTTTTGTAATAAAAGTGTATACAATTTCAATGTATAACATTGATACAGGACAGAATaacaaatataaaaatacttaaagcAATATAGGTTTTGCTTTAAGGCTTTTCCTGTGCCTGTTCTCTCCAGGTGGGAATGACGAATCTGAGCTGTACGACCTGCAGACGGCCAGGGAGTGGTCTGACGAAGAAGATGGGGGTCCGGAGGATGATGATGGTGGAGCTTCATCCCCCTCCATTTGGGGGACCCCGAGACAGAACTCCTTCGAGCCCACCTTCTCCTACATCGCCATCGCCGAGGCAGAGGCAGGCGGATCCTCACGACATCATCGTGACTCATCGTCAGGGAGCCGGCGGAGGAGCGGGGCCAGGGGAGGCCGCACCTCCCTGAGCCGCACGGACACCGTGGAAATGCTCCTCCCTCTGGACTCCCCCGACGTGGAGTGGGACCCCCACGCCTTCCTCGcccgagaggaggaggaggaggagagggaacaggaggaaagggaaagggaggtcCACAGACAGACTGAGACGGTCTATGCATCTCTCCTAGATACTGAGATTGAACCTCaggagagggacacagagacccagagaggggagacagagcccCTGGAGCCCCGGCACTACAGTCCCTCAGACAGCCACCAGGGTGAGCCCACTATGGGGCAGTGGGGATGGGGTGGGGCTATCTAGATGGAGGGTAGATGGGATCAGGGTAGATATATATACCTGCATGGAGCTACAGATAAAAGCAGAAGCTACTGCATCTTTTCAGGCTTTCTAGCCATTGTAACATggcttacacacaacacaccgagTTGAgctaatactgtgtgtgtgtgtgttgtgtgtgtgtggtgtgtgtgtgtgtgtgtgtgtgtgttgtgtgtgtgtgtgtgtgtgtgtgttgtgtgttgtgtgtgtgtgtggtgtgtgtgtgtgtgtgtgtgtgtgtgtgtgtgtgtgacacaccaTGACCACAGACAAAGTCAGATACCACTGTGCTTTAGACTCCCTGGACAGCATGCTCTCTCCTGTTCTGTAGGGTCAGAATGAGCGCGTTTGGTTATACGATTTCTAAATCACTCTTCATTGTAAAGTAGGTGAGGCTAAATAATGACATCGTTAGATAAATTACACTTCTAGTTAATCTAATGCAACTTGGTTGCAGACTAACTTGATGCTGGGTGATGACATCATCACAATGACCTGTGTTCTGTTTCTCAGCGGCATCCCCGCCCCCTGAGCCTGAGTCCCTCGTAACCATGGAAACCACCGTCACACTGCTCACAGCTGTGCGACCAAGAGGCGGCCTCACCGATGACGTGCCATCCACTTCCTCCACCTCCATTGGTCGAAACACTCAGGAAGAGCTGGTCAGCGAACAGTGGTTTTCAGCGTTCAACCTATCAGGCCCCGCGATATGCATCCACGTAGCAGGTAACGTTTGTAGcacatcttgtctatttttatgtgACTTTCCTATCTTGGATCAACCTTTTACATTTTGAACATCTACCATCCCCTGCCTTTGCCCAAATCAATCTATTTGACTTCTACTACATTATCTTACGTCACATAGCAAGTCTGCACTGATAGTTCATGGCAACGCGGTTGTGTTAGAATGACGCCATCTGTCGGAAGACAATGACCCCTACCCTGATACCTCACTCCCAACCCCTTCCTCGATACGTTGCTGAGAGCACAAAGCCTTCCTCAATCAATCCTTTTCAAACCAtactgaaaataaagaaaaacctctcACTGCTTGAGTAAAACGGACCCTGGAATGTATTCCACTGTGAGCCCTGAGTGTTCCATTGTGTCTCCATGACAACATTCCCTTGGGATTCCGAGGGCTAATGGGCTAATTGcgagaaaaaaaatctgtctgttttcctggtctgtctgtacgtacagtggggagaacaagtatttgatacactgacaattttgcaggttttcctacttacaaagcatgtagaggtctgtaatttttatcataggtacacttcaactgtgagagaaggaatctaaaacaaaaatccagaaaatcacattgtatgatttttaagtaattaatttgcattttattgcatgacataagtatttgatacatcagaaaggcagaactgaatatttggtacagaaaccttagtttgcaattacagagatcatacgtttcctgtagttcttgaccaggtttgcacacactgcagcagggattttggcccactcctccatacagaccttctccagatccttcaggtttcggggctgtcgctgggcaatacggactttcggctccctccaaagattttctattgtgggttcaggtctggagactggctaggccactccaggaccttgaaatgcttcttacggagccactccttagttgccctggcttggtgtttcgggtcgttgtcatgctggaagacccagcc
The genomic region above belongs to Salvelinus sp. IW2-2015 linkage group LG4p, ASM291031v2, whole genome shotgun sequence and contains:
- the LOC111960605 gene encoding reticulon-2 isoform X1 → MVINISLMNLVLFLPEEYGSVSSTPDSTSPCTEGGNDESELYDLQTAREWSDEEDGGPEDDDGGASSPSIWGTPRQNSFEPTFSYIAIAEAEAGGSSRHHRDSSSGSRRRSGARGGRTSLSRTDTVEMLLPLDSPDVEWDPHAFLAREEEEEEREQEEREREVHRQTETVYASLLDTEIEPQERDTETQRGETEPLEPRHYSPSDSHQAASPPPEPESLVTMETTVTLLTAVRPRGGLTDDVPSTSSTSIGRNTQEELVSEQWFSAFNLSGPAICIHVAVMDLIYWKDTERTGMVFTGLVVGLLSLFQLSIITVVSTISLGVMCFTVSVSIYYKILQVLNMGDGVHPFKAYLDLEMSFSGELADQYTQKAIVTVISAANSLKNLFLVGNLFDSLKLLALMYLVTFLGDLCNGLTVLIIAVITLFSLPLFYRQHQAKVDSFFAGIQAKVDNVKDILHRIAQGGGPAPDPTPGGAKPKTQ